The Nitrospirota bacterium nucleotide sequence CGGGCCGACCGAGAGGATCACCCGCGACTGACTCTCCCCGAACAGGAGGGCGTCCCGCCTGAGCCCGTTCGCCTTCAATCGTACCACAGCACCGAGTGTTTGAGCAGGAGCGGACACACAGGATTCAGCCAGCGCTACAGCCAGTCCTCCATCGGAACAGTCATGCGCCGACTTGACCAGGCCCTCGCGGATCAACTTGAGCACGCAGACCTGCATCCTCTTTTCCGTCTCCAAGTTGAGCGTCGGCGGGGCCCCCTGCTCCCGATGGTGGACCACGCTCAGATATTCCGTCCCGCCCAGGTCCTCCCCCGTCTCGCCCAGGAGGAGGATCGCGTCGCCTGCCTCCTTGAACCACTGGGTCATCGCCCGGTCCGCCGGCTCGATCAGACCGACCATGCCGAGCATCGGCGTCGGATAGATCGAGAGCCCGTTGGTCTCGTTGTAGAAGCTGACGTTCCCGCTGACGACGGGAACCCCGAAGGCCTCGCAGGCGTCCTTGATCCCCTCGATCGCCAGGACGAACTGCCACATGATGTCCGGCCGCTCGGGGTTGCCGAAGTTCAGACAATCGGTCAGCCCGATCGGCTCGGCGCCGGAGCAGACGAGATTGCGCGCCGCCTCGGCCACCGCGATCGTCGCCCCGACGTAGGGGTGCAGCAGGCAATACCGGCCGTTGCAGTCCACGGTCAGGGCCAGGGCCTTGTCCGTTCCCTTCACCCGCACGACCGCCGCATCCGAGCCGGGCCGGACGAGCGTGTTCGTCCGCACCATGTGGTCGTACTGCTGGTACACCCACCGTTTGCTCGCGATCGTGGGGGATTCCAGCAGCGACAGGAGGACAGCCGTCGCGTCCTTCACGTCCGGCAGGAGATCGAGGTTGAGCGACTGGAGGTGCTCCTGATAGGTGGGCGGCGCATGGGGCCGCTCGTAGCGGGGCCCGTCCTCCGCCAAGGCTCGGGCCGGAATCTCCGCCACGACGACCTTCTCGCCTTGCTGTCCCTTGTCCCGCACCCGCAGGACTCCGTCCCCCGTCACCCGCCCGACCACCGCCGAGTCCAGGTCCCACTTGCGGCAGATGGCGAGAACTTCCTCCTCACGGCCTTCCTTGGCGATCATCAGCATCCGCTCCTGCGATTCGGAGAGCATGATCTCGTAGGGGATCATGCCCGGCTCGCGCCGCGGCACCTGTGTGAGGTCCAGGTCAATCCCCGTCCCACCCCGCGAGGCCATCTCGCAGGAGGAGGAGGTCAGCCCCGCCGCCCCCATGTCCTGGATGCCGACGAGCAGGTCCTTCTCCATCAATTCCAGACAGGCTTCCAAAAGCAGCTTCTCCGTGAAGGGATCGCCCACCTGCACGGTCGGCCGCTTGGACTCGGAGGTCTCGTCGAAGGCGTCCGAGGCCATCGTCGCCCCGTGGATGCCGTCCCGCCCCGTCTTCGAGCCGACGTAGATGACGGGATTCCCGATCCCCGAGGCCTTGCCCTTGAACAGCCGGTCCTTCCGCGCGATGCCCAGGCAGAAGACGTTCACGAGCGGGTTGAGCGCATAGATGTCGTTGAAGACGACCTCGCCGCCCACCGTCGGCACCCCGATGCAATTGCCGTAGCCGGCAATCCCCGCCACCACGCCCTTGAACAGGTGCCGGTTCTTGGCCTGCTCCAGCGAGCCGAAGCGGAGCGAATCGAGCAGCGCAATCGGGCGCGCCCCCATCGTGAAGATGTCCCGCAGGATGCCGCCCACCCCGGTCGCCGCCCCTTGATAGGGCTCGATGAAGGAGGGGTGGTTGTGCGACTCCATCTTGAAGACCGCGCAGAGCCCGTCCCCGATGTCCACCGCGCCGGCATTCTCCCCCGGCCCCTGGACCACCCGCAGCCCGGTCGTCGGCAGCTTTCTCAGGTGGACGCGGGAGCTCTTGTAGGAGCAGTGCTCCGACCACATGACCGAGAACATGCCCAGCTCGGTCAGGTTTGGCTCCCGCCCCAGAATCTCGACGATCTTCTTGTACTCCTCGTCCGACAGCCCATGCTGCGCGATGAGGTCGTTGGTGATCGGCTGATCTGCAGCTTTCATAAGGCCTGTCGTCTGATTTCCTGATCCATGGAGCGCAACTTGGCTGCCTCCTTCACTTTCCAGCGGGCGACCCAGCCTCTCTTGTGGGGCTTGCACAGCCCGCAAGCCCGCCGCTTCCGCTTATAAGTCTTGCGCATAGGCGCAACGTCCAGAGCTAGAGAACCTCGAACTCCATCTGCTTGAGGTTCGCAAGCGGTACCCGGCTCTTGACCCTGAGGATTTCCACACCGACAACCTGATTCTGCTCGTTATAGTCCAGCACGACGCCGGGCTCCACCTCCTCAGACTCGATAATCTTGGAGTCATCCAGGCGCAGGTAGATCGCATCGGCCTTTTCATCAAAATGCACTTTCATAGTCGGCCTCGCTGGGTTCGATCGAAGTAGACGCTGACAATAAGCCAAGGGCTGACAGTGGGATTATAGATCACCCTCAACACTCTGTTGCCAAATTCGGGGATGGGGGCCAATGAGTGACGAAGTCCTGCGTCTACACGGTCTGGCTCAGTTCGTACAGGGTGCTCAAGAACTAGGACGACCCAGTCTTTCGATATTTCGCGCTCGGCAATCACCTTTGCGGCATGAGCCGTCAACGCATAGGGAAAGTCTTCCGGCATACCGTAAGGTCAGACTTTCACCGCGGGCGGCAGGTACGAAAGAATATGCGCATGTAGCTCAGACCGGCCAGCACCTGCTCGCGGCGAAGCTGATAGGCCTCCTGCACCGATTCAAAGGGTTCGCCAGCAGCCAGCGCGCCAACCACGGTGGCGACATCAATCCGCGTGCCGGCCAGACACGGCTTGCCGAAGCGAACATTCGGGTCCATCGAGATGCCGGGAAAGATTTCCATAGCCGTCACCTCTCAATTCTTGGACGAATGGGTCCGAATTTCACGAACCACATCGTCCACCGGAATGCCTCTACCCGCATCCAGTTCCTCAAGACCTGCCAGAATCCCCTGCTCCTCGTCCTCGCTGAGGGTTTCAGGCGGCTCCATCGGCTCGATCGAATAACGGCCCT carries:
- a CDS encoding DUF2283 domain-containing protein; the protein is MKVHFDEKADAIYLRLDDSKIIESEEVEPGVVLDYNEQNQVVGVEILRVKSRVPLANLKQMEFEVL
- the purL gene encoding phosphoribosylformylglycinamidine synthase subunit PurL, producing the protein MKAADQPITNDLIAQHGLSDEEYKKIVEILGREPNLTELGMFSVMWSEHCSYKSSRVHLRKLPTTGLRVVQGPGENAGAVDIGDGLCAVFKMESHNHPSFIEPYQGAATGVGGILRDIFTMGARPIALLDSLRFGSLEQAKNRHLFKGVVAGIAGYGNCIGVPTVGGEVVFNDIYALNPLVNVFCLGIARKDRLFKGKASGIGNPVIYVGSKTGRDGIHGATMASDAFDETSESKRPTVQVGDPFTEKLLLEACLELMEKDLLVGIQDMGAAGLTSSSCEMASRGGTGIDLDLTQVPRREPGMIPYEIMLSESQERMLMIAKEGREEEVLAICRKWDLDSAVVGRVTGDGVLRVRDKGQQGEKVVVAEIPARALAEDGPRYERPHAPPTYQEHLQSLNLDLLPDVKDATAVLLSLLESPTIASKRWVYQQYDHMVRTNTLVRPGSDAAVVRVKGTDKALALTVDCNGRYCLLHPYVGATIAVAEAARNLVCSGAEPIGLTDCLNFGNPERPDIMWQFVLAIEGIKDACEAFGVPVVSGNVSFYNETNGLSIYPTPMLGMVGLIEPADRAMTQWFKEAGDAILLLGETGEDLGGTEYLSVVHHREQGAPPTLNLETEKRMQVCVLKLIREGLVKSAHDCSDGGLAVALAESCVSAPAQTLGAVVRLKANGLRRDALLFGESQSRVILSVGPAQRDKVLKLAGELGVPAEAIGTVGGDRLIVEVEADRKGPACRIDADVARLHDFWANGLERSLEPREA
- a CDS encoding DUF433 domain-containing protein, whose protein sequence is MEIFPGISMDPNVRFGKPCLAGTRIDVATVVGALAAGEPFESVQEAYQLRREQVLAGLSYMRIFFRTCRPR
- a CDS encoding DUF4258 domain-containing protein yields the protein MPEDFPYALTAHAAKVIAEREISKDWVVLVLEHPVRTEPDRVDAGLRHSLAPIPEFGNRVLRVIYNPTVSPWLIVSVYFDRTQRGRL